One genomic segment of Methanococcus voltae PS includes these proteins:
- the ehaA gene encoding energy-converting NiFe hydrogenase A subunit EhaA, with amino-acid sequence MVELFVIAVLVSMTIAYLLKLKISYDMNSFEPTALFPTPFVAVGLTAIMHRFIELDVVVAVSIGIISGIFSKYANKIF; translated from the coding sequence ATGGTAGAATTATTTGTTATAGCAGTTTTAGTTTCAATGACGATTGCTTATCTATTGAAGCTAAAAATTAGTTATGATATGAATTCTTTCGAACCTACGGCTTTATTTCCTACTCCATTCGTAGCCGTTGGTTTAACTGCAATAATGCACAGGTTTATCGAGCTAGATGTAGTTGTTGCAGTATCTATCGGAATTATTTCCGGCATATTTTCAAAATATGCTAATAAAATCTTTTAA
- a CDS encoding CBS domain-containing protein → MKVKALMDTKFIRVYPEDTVEIVSKIMHNRKKFSTPIIDRTDKLVGWVNSIDLLVVDDKKIPIKDVMHKLDTIIVLNKEEPAKNAVLKIVKHKVVSIPVLADDGTLVGLVRNCDITKTLAKMYDIPVYNIFKSLNAELKGISWDELMDSAAIVTKQITGERITGKEYESRIKESTFGQAIWACGGLEKFFTGLIKIGEIAVARKLSHKVSVRK, encoded by the coding sequence ATGAAAGTAAAAGCATTAATGGACACAAAATTTATAAGAGTATATCCTGAGGATACTGTAGAAATAGTTTCAAAAATTATGCACAATCGTAAAAAATTTAGTACGCCGATAATTGATAGAACGGATAAATTAGTAGGTTGGGTAAATTCAATTGATTTATTGGTCGTGGATGATAAAAAAATACCTATAAAAGATGTTATGCATAAATTGGATACTATAATTGTTTTAAACAAGGAAGAACCTGCAAAAAATGCAGTTTTAAAAATCGTAAAACATAAAGTTGTTAGCATACCTGTTTTAGCAGATGATGGCACATTAGTTGGTTTGGTTAGAAATTGTGACATAACTAAAACATTAGCAAAAATGTATGATATACCAGTATATAATATATTTAAATCCCTAAATGCAGAATTAAAGGGTATCTCATGGGATGAATTAATGGATTCGGCAGCAATTGTAACAAAACAAATAACTGGGGAAAGAATAACTGGTAAAGAATATGAATCACGAATTAAAGAATCTACATTCGGGCAAGCTATTTGGGCATGTGGTGGTTTAGAGAAATTTTTCACAGGTTTAATAAAAATAGGTGAAATTGCCGTAGCTCGTAAATTAAGCCATAAGGTTTCAGTTCGAAAATAA
- a CDS encoding DUF1959 domain-containing protein — translation MAEEDNYVDKNYDKDSLAQKYNIIKDNRYIMEDAIMPIARALKLPIDEVVGIFASHYDGISLYEIHAYIEQAKMGCLGRKVDIDLGLCWLSDFLGIISKSDADLIRKKVVEDTLINKIDYEKALDKGRKLTIALMKE, via the coding sequence ATGGCTGAAGAAGACAATTATGTTGATAAAAATTATGATAAGGACAGTTTAGCACAAAAATACAATATAATAAAGGATAATCGGTATATAATGGAAGATGCAATTATGCCGATTGCAAGAGCGCTGAAATTACCAATTGATGAAGTTGTTGGGATATTTGCAAGTCATTATGATGGTATTTCATTATACGAGATTCATGCTTATATCGAACAAGCAAAAATGGGTTGTTTGGGTAGAAAAGTTGATATTGATTTAGGTTTATGCTGGCTATCTGATTTTTTAGGAATAATTTCTAAAAGTGACGCAGACTTAATTAGAAAAAAAGTTGTGGAAGATACTTTAATCAATAAGATTGATTATGAAAAAGCACTCGATAAAGGGCGTAAATTGACTATAGCATTAATGAAAGAATAA
- a CDS encoding helix-turn-helix domain-containing protein: MYSKLNIIERVILLDPKYIKVFRNKLKITQSKLADESGVSQSHLSMLEKGKREIGEAHAAALTLGLLKSSTALSKEDPISYLLDVLSLTKLESAIVEFIYDITHEKNHKCRREVEGYPVYIIDKKYFSEELKKRVDVIEIEKVDFFRGKMRIEGKHFDKKEVVLLDCADIRRLEKKVSNTLKNKTIIQIFPKSELPPIYSCRGDCIILHCW; this comes from the coding sequence ATGTATTCTAAGCTTAATATTATTGAAAGAGTAATTTTACTCGACCCAAAATACATAAAAGTATTTAGGAATAAGTTAAAAATAACACAATCTAAATTAGCAGACGAAAGTGGCGTTAGTCAATCACATCTTAGTATGCTTGAAAAAGGTAAAAGAGAAATAGGGGAAGCTCACGCAGCAGCATTAACATTGGGTTTACTAAAATCATCTACTGCACTATCTAAAGAAGACCCTATATCTTATCTATTGGATGTATTGTCACTTACTAAATTAGAATCTGCCATAGTTGAGTTTATATATGATATTACGCATGAAAAAAACCACAAATGTCGCCGAGAGGTAGAAGGATACCCTGTTTACATCATCGATAAAAAATATTTTTCTGAAGAATTGAAAAAAAGAGTAGATGTAATCGAAATTGAAAAAGTAGATTTTTTTAGGGGAAAAATGAGAATTGAAGGTAAACACTTTGATAAAAAGGAAGTGGTACTTCTAGATTGTGCAGATATTAGGAGATTGGAGAAAAAAGTTTCCAATACTTTAAAAAATAAGACTATAATTCAAATATTTCCAAAATCCGAACTTCCGCCGATATATTCGTGTAGGGGAGATTGTATAATCTTACATTGTTGGTAG
- a CDS encoding EhaF family protein translates to MKKINDAWNYISKPSTVSRLFSGFLCLSLFIMVFMPLEFNSDQLYPKADIQSQVLKTPLAPYDRGGIPLEEPANIKSQYPENEPILGQITAYLTPLATWISQNTNYFGTTIVSTPGGILDEILYYTRGMDTVLESSTLLISFMVFGWLYVNRNREEDENMEEIDNNV, encoded by the coding sequence ATGAAAAAAATAAATGATGCTTGGAATTATATTTCAAAACCAAGTACTGTTTCAAGATTATTTTCAGGTTTTCTGTGTTTGTCGTTATTTATAATGGTTTTTATGCCCCTTGAATTTAACAGCGACCAGTTATACCCTAAGGCAGATATTCAGAGCCAGGTTTTAAAAACGCCACTAGCACCTTATGATAGAGGCGGAATACCTCTCGAAGAGCCTGCAAATATAAAGTCTCAATATCCTGAAAATGAACCAATTCTAGGACAAATAACTGCATACCTAACCCCGTTAGCAACTTGGATTTCTCAAAATACTAATTATTTCGGAACAACCATAGTTTCAACGCCTGGTGGGATATTGGATGAAATATTGTATTATACAAGAGGTATGGATACAGTACTGGAATCATCAACCCTATTAATCTCATTCATGGTATTTGGATGGTTATACGTAAATAGAAATAGAGAAGAAGACGAAAATATGGAAGAAATAGATAATAACGTATAA
- a CDS encoding energy-converting hydrogenase subunit EhaL family protein — MVTVPYYLLYCVIAFIIGSSFGLSYSYKKYSSPYSEKKLDKLALSMALIGAILFNIYIPLSIAFLSFPLGMRAGYGSKEFYTGILITLLAYFLTLIV, encoded by the coding sequence ATGGTTACAGTACCTTATTATTTACTATACTGTGTAATAGCATTTATAATTGGTTCTTCCTTTGGATTATCATACAGTTACAAAAAATACAGTAGTCCATATTCTGAAAAGAAACTTGATAAATTAGCTTTATCAATGGCTTTAATAGGCGCTATATTGTTTAACATATACATACCGTTATCAATAGCATTTCTTTCATTTCCATTAGGTATGCGGGCAGGTTATGGCTCAAAAGAGTTTTATACTGGTATTTTAATCACTTTGCTAGCGTATTTCTTAACATTGATTGTATAA
- a CDS encoding respiratory chain complex I subunit 1 family protein, whose amino-acid sequence METIGYMVNSLAYTLYAFLIGGTLLGFHRKVIARIQGRPGPPIIQYLIQTTKFYFKEITFPSTAGNPLYVFVALMDMMVWMSALSIAVIFQSSLLIMIGLYILQKIVEHGCGLSSGSPYGKMGGVRSVFSAAAEVPLFAAVGIIYIVTNTLMIGDIINYQVINGPLIFQLPLCAFALFVLVVSKAPFSPFGIVKGKDIVSGYMTEHYGLLHGIIMIGDALAWFVLLWLFMALFLGPLVLNPAVALLSMVGLTFIVSFICALSPLLTPHHSVMIQISIASLTLIDLAYRLIH is encoded by the coding sequence ATGGAAACTATCGGTTATATGGTAAATTCTTTGGCATATACGCTATATGCTTTTTTAATAGGTGGTACTCTACTTGGATTCCATCGTAAAGTAATAGCTCGTATACAAGGAAGACCGGGACCTCCAATAATCCAGTATTTGATACAAACAACTAAATTTTACTTCAAGGAAATTACATTTCCTTCAACTGCAGGTAATCCGTTGTATGTTTTTGTAGCGCTTATGGATATGATGGTATGGATGAGTGCCCTATCTATCGCCGTAATATTCCAATCTTCCCTCCTGATTATGATTGGACTATATATCCTTCAAAAAATCGTTGAACATGGATGTGGATTAAGCAGTGGTTCCCCTTACGGAAAAATGGGTGGTGTGAGAAGTGTTTTCTCAGCAGCAGCAGAAGTACCCCTTTTCGCAGCGGTTGGTATAATCTACATAGTTACAAACACGTTAATGATTGGAGATATTATCAATTATCAAGTTATAAATGGCCCTTTAATTTTCCAATTGCCACTTTGTGCATTCGCATTGTTTGTTTTAGTGGTTTCAAAAGCTCCTTTCAGCCCTTTTGGCATTGTAAAAGGTAAAGATATCGTAAGCGGTTATATGACGGAACATTACGGATTATTGCATGGTATAATCATGATAGGTGACGCATTAGCTTGGTTTGTACTATTATGGTTGTTTATGGCCTTATTCTTAGGACCTTTGGTTTTAAATCCTGCTGTAGCCTTGTTGAGTATGGTAGGATTAACTTTCATAGTTTCATTTATATGTGCATTATCGCCACTATTAACGCCACACCATTCAGTAATGATTCAAATATCAATTGCTTCGCTTACATTAATTGATTTAGCATATAGATTAATTCATTAA
- a CDS encoding EhaG family protein — translation MPLDIVSMFYSNSIIVGIIVGVISLYAISREKWDVNMIILSDVVELAMLIIVASVGSDLAEALILPGLVVGMAELLAVSEIYISRKNISDEKIRCKSKSRKVKLLEEFTIKESPNLNVNFTKMQILETSPKFLAVILIIYGAILSGFTGGAVMASGLIYYLLSKRVLGEQITKADFLNIWDGFISFSGIAWTLWVLGFLGFFIMPSKWPVFLLVASLGLVLKVGSKLGLIGHIWKP, via the coding sequence ATGCCACTCGACATTGTAAGTATGTTTTATAGTAATTCGATAATAGTAGGCATAATTGTTGGTGTTATTTCATTATATGCCATTTCTCGCGAAAAATGGGATGTAAATATGATAATACTTAGTGACGTCGTTGAATTGGCTATGCTAATAATTGTAGCGTCCGTAGGTTCCGACCTTGCCGAAGCGTTAATCCTCCCGGGTTTGGTTGTAGGTATGGCAGAATTATTGGCCGTTTCAGAGATATATATTTCTAGGAAAAATATATCTGACGAGAAAATACGATGTAAATCAAAATCCCGAAAGGTTAAGTTATTAGAAGAATTTACAATCAAAGAAAGTCCCAATTTAAACGTGAATTTTACCAAAATGCAAATTTTGGAAACAAGTCCTAAATTTTTAGCAGTAATTTTAATAATATATGGGGCAATATTGAGTGGTTTCACAGGCGGGGCGGTAATGGCGTCAGGTTTAATTTATTATTTACTTTCAAAACGAGTACTTGGGGAACAGATTACCAAAGCAGATTTTTTAAACATATGGGATGGTTTTATCTCGTTTTCAGGTATCGCATGGACATTATGGGTTTTAGGCTTTTTAGGCTTTTTTATAATGCCTTCAAAATGGCCAGTATTCCTTTTAGTTGCGTCATTAGGTCTTGTATTGAAAGTAGGTTCTAAATTGGGGCTAATAGGTCACATTTGGAAACCTTAA
- a CDS encoding DUF2109 domain-containing protein yields the protein MESLVILTIGFIGIICVARMFLTKSRALKLPILCCLNFAIAALIALYINSPMGALVSIIYFVFATLSSNAIAHTIGELDKFQDIDKFEKDDDEFFK from the coding sequence ATGGAAAGCTTAGTAATTCTAACAATAGGGTTTATAGGCATAATTTGTGTTGCAAGGATGTTTTTAACAAAGAGTAGGGCGTTAAAATTGCCAATACTTTGTTGTTTAAATTTTGCAATTGCAGCACTGATTGCGCTATACATAAATTCACCAATGGGAGCATTAGTTTCGATAATTTACTTTGTATTTGCTACCCTATCGAGTAATGCAATAGCTCACACGATTGGTGAATTGGATAAGTTTCAAGATATTGATAAATTTGAAAAAGATGACGATGAATTTTTCAAATAA
- a CDS encoding 4Fe-4S binding protein encodes MSSSIWYLYEFVRKKWLKRFANAKTEKEAYVPPKRYRKIPVIIDQPDNCISCNGCYQSCPSEAIEMRYSEEYGKVLPVFFPGSCISCGNCVETCPTGVLEQGTLRKEAKEYNWTVPKINNYVIDDELCVKCDSCKRTCPVNAITYDNNVYRIKTNDCVGCNRCATVCPVEGAIKVYNEYDLSEKINRAQNLKFLKKSKKIKYETFKNNTNDNDNVENNEENNVSTDNGVINDIKHIIVAEEYKPDSIAEIPRIVPSLCIKCNNCTDVCPGKIDLDSLEVLDCVKCGLCIEVCPTTAIRTGTVVKKTLNTENCYIVNEDKCIGCRICSKACNVENAISISLETNMPYINPYYCVRCGLCHRECPVDAIDFPETLESEKLSKYRSVRNNFQLLIEKDLEDYAKNYVIAKDEILEKGKKELNL; translated from the coding sequence ATGTCATCTTCAATCTGGTATCTTTACGAATTTGTAAGGAAAAAATGGTTAAAAAGATTTGCAAATGCAAAAACAGAGAAAGAAGCGTACGTACCACCAAAAAGATACCGAAAAATTCCGGTAATCATTGATCAGCCAGACAATTGTATAAGTTGCAATGGTTGTTATCAATCCTGTCCATCCGAAGCCATTGAAATGAGGTATTCTGAAGAATATGGTAAAGTTTTACCGGTTTTTTTCCCAGGTTCTTGCATATCTTGTGGTAATTGTGTAGAAACTTGTCCAACAGGAGTTTTAGAGCAAGGTACTTTACGAAAAGAAGCTAAAGAATATAATTGGACTGTGCCAAAAATAAATAATTACGTAATCGACGATGAATTATGTGTAAAATGTGATAGTTGTAAGAGAACTTGTCCTGTTAATGCAATAACTTATGATAATAACGTCTATAGGATAAAAACTAATGATTGTGTAGGTTGTAATCGTTGTGCAACTGTTTGTCCCGTAGAAGGCGCAATAAAGGTTTATAATGAGTATGATTTGTCTGAAAAAATAAATAGGGCTCAAAATTTAAAGTTTTTAAAGAAAAGTAAAAAAATAAAATACGAAACTTTTAAAAATAATACAAATGATAACGATAATGTAGAAAATAACGAAGAAAACAACGTATCAACTGATAATGGAGTTATTAACGATATTAAACATATTATCGTAGCTGAAGAATATAAGCCTGATTCAATAGCTGAAATTCCACGGATTGTACCAAGTCTTTGTATCAAATGTAATAATTGTACTGATGTATGTCCTGGAAAAATAGATTTGGATTCATTGGAAGTTTTAGACTGTGTAAAATGTGGATTATGTATAGAAGTATGTCCCACTACTGCAATTAGAACTGGAACTGTGGTAAAAAAGACATTGAATACAGAAAACTGTTATATTGTAAATGAAGACAAATGTATAGGCTGTAGAATCTGCAGTAAAGCTTGTAACGTTGAAAATGCCATATCTATATCTTTAGAAACTAATATGCCGTATATAAACCCATATTATTGCGTAAGGTGCGGTTTGTGTCACAGAGAATGTCCTGTAGATGCAATAGATTTCCCAGAAACGTTAGAATCTGAAAAATTAAGTAAATATCGCTCTGTTAGAAATAATTTCCAACTATTAATTGAAAAAGATTTGGAAGATTATGCTAAAAATTACGTTATTGCAAAGGATGAAATTCTTGAAAAAGGTAAAAAAGAATTAAACTTATAA
- a CDS encoding NADH-quinone oxidoreductase subunit B family protein: MIKDFARKRSINVCIVNTGGCNGCDIEVVSTLAPRYDIEQYGIYVHNNPREADVLVVTGPVVLPWKERLKEIFEKTPEPKVVVAVGACALSCGIFKEGHVYGPVDKIIPVDAKLPGCPPRPSEIIEAIVSIAPEALAMKEKMLKEMELKNKNNQENNNQDNQETNK; this comes from the coding sequence ATGATTAAAGATTTTGCAAGAAAACGGTCTATAAACGTCTGTATCGTAAATACAGGAGGTTGCAACGGTTGCGATATAGAAGTAGTATCCACTTTAGCGCCAAGATATGATATCGAACAATACGGTATTTATGTACACAATAACCCTCGTGAAGCTGACGTTTTGGTAGTAACCGGACCTGTAGTCTTACCCTGGAAAGAAAGATTAAAAGAAATATTTGAAAAAACACCTGAGCCAAAAGTAGTAGTTGCAGTAGGTGCATGCGCATTAAGTTGCGGTATATTTAAGGAAGGTCATGTTTATGGGCCAGTGGATAAAATAATCCCCGTAGATGCTAAATTGCCAGGATGCCCTCCAAGACCTTCTGAGATAATCGAAGCGATTGTTTCAATTGCTCCTGAAGCATTGGCAATGAAAGAAAAAATGTTGAAGGAAATGGAATTAAAAAATAAAAATAATCAAGAAAATAACAATCAAGATAATCAAGAAACTAATAAATAA
- a CDS encoding hydrogenase large subunit produces the protein MNVIPIGPVHPILKEPLRIKLLVEGENVKGAEIDMGYVHRGIERIMEGKSYMKGIHLSERVCGICSYIHTQTFAECIEHMCNIETPEKAGHLRVVTTELERIHSHLIAAAVYNLTIEHETLAMWMLNAREIVMNLLELITGNRVNMGYNVVGGVRLDLKKEIIDQILKELDKFEDDIQNIIEVFRSGPMINLRSKDIGKLGYKELMKTRAAGPVARASGIPESDWRLRSDLYKQYKFKPCWRSEGDNFARMMVRHEEVLVSIDLIRQALTMYQECSGPVRNKAIIHAAEGEYRNEAHRGEVYYKIAITEGGIIKRIIIRTPTVMNLEAYKYMLKTCPTVPDAVATYTSIDPCVSCTERTIVLKDVITGKTTNYKDF, from the coding sequence ATGAACGTAATACCAATTGGACCAGTACATCCGATTTTAAAAGAACCTCTAAGAATAAAGCTTTTAGTAGAGGGAGAAAATGTAAAGGGTGCTGAAATAGATATGGGGTATGTGCATCGAGGAATAGAGCGTATAATGGAAGGAAAAAGTTATATGAAAGGCATACACCTATCTGAACGAGTTTGTGGGATATGCTCCTATATTCACACTCAAACATTCGCAGAATGTATTGAACACATGTGCAATATTGAAACACCCGAAAAAGCAGGACATTTAAGAGTTGTAACAACTGAATTAGAAAGAATTCACAGCCATTTAATCGCTGCAGCAGTTTATAATTTAACCATAGAGCATGAAACTCTTGCAATGTGGATGTTAAATGCAAGGGAAATTGTAATGAACCTTTTAGAGCTAATAACCGGTAATCGGGTTAACATGGGTTATAACGTTGTAGGTGGGGTTCGTTTAGATTTAAAAAAGGAAATAATAGACCAAATACTTAAAGAACTTGATAAATTTGAGGATGATATTCAGAATATCATTGAAGTATTTAGGTCTGGACCCATGATAAATTTGAGGAGCAAGGACATTGGAAAGCTAGGGTACAAGGAATTAATGAAGACAAGAGCTGCAGGACCTGTTGCAAGGGCTTCTGGAATTCCCGAAAGTGACTGGAGACTTAGGTCTGACCTTTATAAACAGTATAAGTTTAAACCGTGCTGGAGAAGTGAAGGAGATAATTTTGCTAGGATGATGGTACGACACGAGGAAGTATTGGTCAGTATTGATTTAATAAGGCAAGCATTGACTATGTATCAAGAATGTTCGGGACCTGTACGTAATAAAGCTATTATCCATGCAGCAGAAGGAGAATATAGAAACGAAGCCCATAGGGGTGAAGTTTATTATAAAATAGCAATTACCGAAGGTGGAATAATTAAAAGAATAATTATTAGAACACCTACGGTAATGAATCTAGAGGCTTACAAATACATGTTAAAAACATGCCCAACAGTTCCTGACGCTGTAGCTACTTATACATCAATAGACCCGTGTGTATCATGTACTGAAAGAACAATAGTATTAAAAGACGTAATAACGGGTAAAACTACCAATTATAAAGACTTTTAA
- a CDS encoding 4Fe-4S binding protein has translation MSSEILKKYFGDLNVDLNLSNQYIKSYININSEKCVFCNRCVEVCPVDAIDLNFPENSVINEKCVHCGTCISECPVDAISLTQIKLKIKNNELKIKKSHEKHKILNYDTKKCIMCNICLKNCPFDAIDIDKGQNKMLFTEKCVLCGHCGQICPASAITYE, from the coding sequence ATGTCATCAGAAATTTTAAAAAAATATTTTGGAGATTTAAATGTTGATTTAAACTTAAGTAATCAATATATTAAGAGTTATATCAATATAAACAGTGAAAAATGTGTATTTTGTAATAGATGCGTTGAAGTATGTCCTGTTGATGCCATAGATTTAAATTTTCCAGAAAATTCCGTAATAAATGAAAAATGTGTACATTGTGGGACTTGCATATCCGAATGCCCCGTTGATGCGATATCTCTTACACAAATAAAGCTTAAAATTAAAAATAATGAGCTTAAAATTAAAAAAAGCCACGAAAAGCATAAGATATTGAATTATGATACAAAAAAATGTATAATGTGCAATATATGTCTGAAAAATTGTCCTTTCGATGCAATAGATATCGATAAAGGTCAAAATAAGATGTTATTCACTGAAAAATGTGTTTTATGTGGACATTGTGGTCAAATATGCCCTGCAAGTGCAATTACTTACGAATAA
- a CDS encoding 4Fe-4S binding protein → MIKIKKPVDELVDVISKDLKYTKEEIKGQLTDGLKIPLQKNLYIQPKKCVHCELCLEACPVNAIEKPNLKNSAKIISEKCIKCEICAKTCPVGAIEVLMGEAFLDDDKENVIYNIEEMPVEHRKLKLVKHNLDMDKCIKCAICERFCAPKAINVERKVSIDVNEDLCMGCTACEKVCPVNAITVDYEISDINFEDEFLVDNDKCIDCMVCYDLCPVSAISYNGKIEIDEKTCVHCSICEKNCPVSAISKIVNK, encoded by the coding sequence ATGATAAAAATTAAAAAACCTGTTGATGAATTAGTGGATGTAATTTCTAAAGATTTAAAGTACACTAAAGAGGAAATTAAGGGTCAATTAACAGATGGTTTAAAAATTCCTTTGCAAAAAAACCTATATATCCAACCTAAAAAATGTGTACACTGTGAATTATGCTTAGAAGCCTGTCCTGTCAATGCAATTGAAAAACCAAATTTAAAAAATTCTGCAAAAATAATCTCTGAAAAGTGTATCAAATGTGAAATTTGTGCGAAAACCTGCCCTGTAGGGGCAATAGAGGTTTTAATGGGGGAAGCATTTTTAGATGATGATAAGGAAAACGTTATTTATAACATTGAAGAAATGCCTGTAGAACATCGTAAACTAAAATTGGTAAAGCATAATCTAGACATGGATAAATGTATCAAATGCGCAATCTGTGAGCGTTTTTGTGCGCCTAAAGCCATCAATGTCGAAAGAAAAGTATCCATAGACGTAAATGAGGATTTATGTATGGGTTGTACGGCCTGTGAGAAAGTATGTCCTGTCAATGCAATAACTGTGGATTATGAAATAAGTGATATTAACTTTGAAGACGAATTTTTAGTAGATAATGATAAATGTATCGATTGTATGGTTTGCTACGATTTATGTCCAGTATCTGCAATATCTTACAACGGAAAAATTGAAATTGATGAAAAAACCTGTGTACATTGCAGTATTTGTGAAAAAAATTGCCCAGTATCTGCAATATCTAAAATAGTTAATAAATAA
- a CDS encoding EhaE family protein, with the protein MELVQYTLYTGYILLILGTIGAVMGPMSKDPIKKLLNVEVPSIGLSLILLAYNHTLALMTFLAVNAAIGLVLIRAVIKTVENTEE; encoded by the coding sequence ATGGAACTTGTGCAATATACCTTATATACGGGTTATATTTTGTTAATATTAGGCACAATAGGGGCAGTAATGGGTCCAATGTCAAAAGACCCTATAAAAAAACTTTTAAATGTGGAAGTCCCTTCGATAGGTCTTAGTCTTATATTGCTTGCATATAATCATACACTAGCATTAATGACCTTTTTAGCAGTTAATGCAGCAATTGGTCTTGTTTTAATTAGGGCAGTTATAAAAACAGTGGAAAATACGGAGGAATAA
- a CDS encoding proton-conducting transporter transmembrane domain-containing protein: protein MVFSTISGFLYGIIPLGDIRFYVTDFSIIGFIVSIIFTIIVYFSKPEKQVVAQFKSFGDKYNYVTPNELKIRRLMSVICGVATAFAMLTGDIFNFALFLAVIGLSNIGIVAAVKKEWVLNAAFHYGIIAMISSLPLFGAAALILAKSGTLSILELAKQNNDLLFQKAIYAIGMVGETGVAPFYAAKAEMFRAPGAPYILMIHLSSLLIIIRTVEILLTIS from the coding sequence ATGGTGTTTAGTACAATTTCTGGATTTCTCTACGGAATTATACCCCTTGGCGATATCCGGTTTTATGTAACTGATTTCTCTATAATTGGCTTCATTGTTTCTATTATTTTTACAATAATAGTTTATTTCTCAAAACCCGAAAAACAAGTTGTAGCTCAATTTAAAAGTTTTGGAGATAAGTATAATTATGTAACCCCGAATGAATTAAAGATTAGACGACTAATGTCGGTCATATGCGGTGTTGCAACAGCTTTCGCAATGCTAACTGGTGATATATTCAATTTTGCCCTATTTTTGGCAGTGATTGGTTTATCAAACATAGGTATTGTAGCAGCAGTAAAAAAAGAATGGGTTTTAAATGCAGCTTTCCATTACGGAATCATAGCAATGATTTCTTCGCTACCTTTATTCGGTGCAGCAGCTTTGATATTGGCAAAATCTGGTACTTTGTCAATTTTAGAGTTGGCAAAACAAAATAATGATTTATTATTCCAAAAGGCAATATATGCAATAGGTATGGTTGGAGAAACTGGAGTTGCACCATTTTATGCAGCAAAAGCAGAAATGTTTAGGGCTCCAGGAGCACCTTATATTCTTATGATACACTTATCCTCATTGCTGATAATTATAAGAACTGTAGAAATTTTATTGACCATATCTTAA
- a CDS encoding DUF2108 domain-containing protein — translation MELLAIVAIACCLLGGIGTIVHTDNINKIIMFALLETGLIGLIVSFRYLDVAIVSSLLEPIGTVILLLGIVKYEYILKNKKVYSKEIPVLTK, via the coding sequence ATGGAACTATTGGCTATAGTCGCAATTGCTTGCTGTTTGCTCGGAGGTATTGGTACCATAGTTCACACAGATAATATCAATAAAATAATAATGTTTGCATTATTAGAAACTGGTTTAATAGGTCTTATAGTTTCTTTTAGGTATTTGGATGTGGCAATTGTCTCATCTCTCTTAGAACCAATCGGAACTGTGATACTTTTATTAGGTATTGTAAAATACGAATATATTTTGAAAAATAAGAAAGTATATTCAAAAGAAATTCCTGTGTTGACTAAGTAA